A region from the uncultured Holophaga sp. genome encodes:
- a CDS encoding universal stress protein: MFNRIVVGTDFSEGSRLALEAGRKWAEKWGVPLTVLHVIQPPASPHMLNNMVFGWQEQLKKQAGEDVAALVKDFPGVVAEVKMGHPAEVLAAEADANTLIIVGYAGHSGPDSHHFFGSTAVKVVKHAPGNVLVVRKV, from the coding sequence ATGTTCAACCGGATCGTGGTCGGTACTGATTTCTCGGAAGGGTCCAGGCTGGCCCTGGAGGCTGGCCGGAAGTGGGCTGAAAAGTGGGGGGTTCCTCTCACGGTACTGCATGTCATCCAGCCCCCCGCGTCCCCCCACATGCTCAACAACATGGTCTTCGGCTGGCAGGAGCAACTCAAGAAGCAGGCTGGTGAGGATGTGGCGGCTCTCGTGAAGGATTTCCCGGGGGTGGTCGCGGAGGTCAAGATGGGCCACCCTGCTGAGGTCCTGGCCGCTGAAGCGGACGCCAACACCCTCATCATCGTGGGGTACGCGGGACACTCCGGCCCCGACAGCCACCACTTCTTCGGCAGCACCGCCGTCAAGGTTGTCAAGCACGCCCCCGGGAATGTGCTGGTGGTCCGCAAGGTCTGA
- a CDS encoding universal stress protein, with protein MVKRILVGVDFSPASGKAVEMARDWAARLGGLPVTAMHVLHEPALRFDKAWEEKTEAHAREKLEAWVKDCPGFSTKVVWGDPAGALVEAADLETLILVGNVGHSMLEHMLFGSTASKVVRHAPCDVLVIRKPRS; from the coding sequence ATGGTCAAGCGGATTCTGGTCGGTGTGGACTTCTCCCCGGCTTCCGGGAAGGCCGTCGAGATGGCCCGTGATTGGGCGGCGAGGCTGGGAGGGTTGCCGGTGACGGCCATGCATGTGCTGCATGAGCCCGCCCTCAGGTTCGACAAGGCCTGGGAGGAGAAGACCGAGGCCCACGCACGGGAGAAGCTGGAGGCCTGGGTGAAGGACTGTCCGGGCTTCAGCACCAAGGTGGTCTGGGGCGATCCCGCCGGTGCGCTGGTGGAGGCTGCGGACCTGGAGACCCTGATCCTGGTGGGCAACGTGGGGCACTCCATGCTGGAACACATGCTCTTCGGCAGCACGGCCAGCAAGGTGGTCAGGCATGCTCCCTGCGATGTCCTGGTGATCCGGAAGCCCAGGAGCTGA
- a CDS encoding TonB family protein — protein sequence MSRELAALLQQRSRMGRLRWPLGVGFSFLVHGAVLVILVLANRHNADAVPEVKVTWVSLPSATGPAGGATAQEKGDEGERQRRVEEVAPRQDVAHPTPTPNAWGSHSSAPARGTSSDLHSTGTAPVAAKGRQPDPHSRTGAAGEGGGHALGRGSSSPGLKATNGVQGGTGMVGDLDSSFPFLWYLQNVQNRITSNWTRQSSAQGRVQIYFRIRRDGSLDGARVEIPSGNGIFDQSALLAVKRSFPLQPLPDGFDGQTLGVRFWFTYLGD from the coding sequence GTGAGCCGCGAGCTGGCGGCGCTGCTCCAGCAGCGCTCCCGCATGGGGAGGCTACGCTGGCCCCTGGGGGTGGGCTTCAGCTTCCTGGTGCACGGGGCTGTGCTGGTCATCCTGGTCCTGGCCAATCGCCACAACGCCGATGCTGTTCCGGAGGTGAAGGTGACCTGGGTCAGCCTGCCCTCGGCAACCGGACCCGCCGGAGGGGCCACGGCCCAGGAGAAGGGGGACGAAGGCGAGCGGCAACGCCGCGTCGAGGAGGTCGCCCCCCGGCAGGACGTGGCCCACCCCACGCCTACGCCCAATGCCTGGGGCTCGCACAGCTCTGCGCCGGCGCGGGGCACCAGCAGCGATCTCCACTCCACGGGCACCGCCCCTGTGGCCGCCAAGGGCCGGCAGCCCGATCCTCACAGCCGCACCGGGGCTGCAGGTGAGGGTGGGGGGCACGCCCTCGGCCGCGGCAGCAGTTCACCCGGCCTGAAGGCCACCAACGGTGTCCAGGGGGGCACGGGCATGGTGGGGGATCTGGACAGCTCCTTCCCCTTTCTCTGGTACCTCCAGAATGTCCAGAACCGCATCACTTCCAACTGGACCCGCCAGTCAAGTGCCCAGGGCAGGGTCCAGATCTACTTCCGGATCCGCCGGGACGGCTCCCTGGATGGGGCCCGGGTGGAGATCCCCAGTGGAAACGGGATTTTCGACCAGAGCGCCCTCCTGGCGGTGAAGCGTTCCTTCCCCCTCCAGCCCCTGCCCGATGGCTTCGACGGGCAGACGCTGGGGGTGAGGTTCTGGTTCACCTACCTGGGGGACTGA
- a CDS encoding universal stress protein, with translation MFNRILVGIDFSESSKVALTQAQDLAGRLSLPLTVAHILQPPAPMLPEAQIGLPDKAWMDAIEAHALEQLNLWVKDIPGAAVLVKWGSPADELVRAAGSGCLIVVGRVGHSALQRMLFGSTAVKVIKHSPCNVLVVQEPS, from the coding sequence ATGTTCAACCGGATCCTCGTCGGCATTGATTTCTCCGAATCCTCCAAGGTGGCGCTCACCCAGGCCCAGGACCTCGCGGGGCGTCTCTCCCTCCCCCTCACCGTGGCCCACATCCTCCAGCCCCCTGCACCCATGCTCCCCGAAGCCCAGATCGGGCTTCCGGACAAGGCCTGGATGGATGCCATCGAGGCCCATGCTCTGGAGCAGCTGAACCTCTGGGTGAAAGACATCCCCGGCGCCGCGGTGCTGGTGAAGTGGGGCAGCCCGGCCGATGAACTCGTCCGTGCCGCCGGATCCGGATGTCTCATCGTGGTCGGGCGAGTGGGGCACTCGGCGCTGCAGAGGATGCTCTTCGGCAGCACCGCCGTGAAGGTGATCAAGCATTCCCCCTGCAACGTCCTGGTGGTCCAGGAACCCAGTTGA
- a CDS encoding ExbD/TolR family protein — protein sequence MAFTPGSKHGQMADINMTPLIDVMLVLLIIFMVAAPMLTTGVDVSLPQSRTGRNLDAEALTISLDRDGRIEFEKRFVQEGMLRRELQARASEGVKRPVLVRADHNIPYGRVIAVVDAIREAGFTQVGFVTQGAQGAPEKDL from the coding sequence ATGGCCTTTACGCCGGGTTCCAAGCATGGCCAGATGGCCGACATCAACATGACGCCCCTCATCGACGTCATGCTGGTGCTCCTCATCATCTTCATGGTGGCGGCGCCCATGCTGACCACCGGGGTGGATGTGAGCCTGCCGCAGAGCCGGACAGGACGGAATCTGGACGCGGAGGCCCTGACGATCTCCCTGGATCGGGATGGGCGCATCGAGTTCGAGAAGCGCTTCGTCCAGGAGGGTATGCTCCGCCGGGAACTCCAGGCCCGGGCCTCGGAGGGGGTGAAACGGCCGGTGCTGGTGAGGGCGGACCACAATATCCCCTATGGCCGGGTGATCGCGGTAGTGGATGCCATCCGGGAGGCGGGATTCACTCAGGTCGGCTTCGTGACCCAGGGGGCCCAGGGCGCCCCCGAGAAGGATCTGTGA
- a CDS encoding class I SAM-dependent rRNA methyltransferase — MSEARWPYPLIRLKPGKESMISRHHPWVFSGALAEAPVAPLVRLADASGNVLGVGTASATNPLAVRLFRFEDAPLDEAWFKARLEHALALRDSLGLDGPEAGCRWIFGEGDGLPGLVVDRYAHALVIQVGTAGLEALRETWWPLLWEAGQARGLTVFVERSQAGRKEEGLAPVNRLLKGSLGGPVNIREGQASLSVDLLKGQKTGFFLDQRDHRLTLGRLSRGCRVLNAFGYTGGFSIHAGLGGAREVATLDISVPALDQCERDWVANGLDPAAHTRLQGDAFELMRQLEPGAWDRVVVDPPAFAKTRKDVDNAFKAYKDVFRLGARATASGGHLWCFSCSQHIDRVRFQEAVWTALLEAGREAQVIAHLGQPQDHPYALNHPEGFYLKGLWLRLV; from the coding sequence ATGAGCGAAGCACGTTGGCCCTACCCCCTGATCCGCCTCAAGCCCGGCAAGGAGAGCATGATCTCCCGCCACCACCCCTGGGTCTTCTCGGGCGCCCTGGCCGAGGCCCCCGTCGCACCCCTGGTCCGCCTGGCCGATGCCTCGGGCAATGTCCTGGGGGTGGGGACCGCCTCCGCCACCAATCCCCTGGCGGTGAGGCTCTTCCGCTTCGAGGACGCTCCCCTGGATGAAGCCTGGTTCAAGGCCCGCCTTGAGCATGCCCTGGCACTGCGCGATTCCCTTGGGCTGGATGGTCCGGAGGCGGGTTGCCGCTGGATCTTCGGCGAGGGGGACGGGCTTCCCGGCCTGGTGGTGGACCGCTATGCCCATGCCCTGGTGATCCAGGTGGGGACGGCCGGGCTGGAGGCCCTCCGGGAGACCTGGTGGCCCCTGCTCTGGGAGGCCGGCCAGGCCCGTGGGCTCACGGTCTTCGTGGAGCGGAGTCAGGCCGGGCGCAAGGAGGAGGGCCTGGCTCCCGTGAACCGGCTGCTCAAGGGTTCCCTGGGCGGGCCGGTGAACATCCGGGAGGGCCAGGCCAGCCTCAGCGTGGATCTCCTGAAGGGGCAGAAGACCGGCTTCTTCCTCGACCAGCGGGATCACCGTCTGACCCTGGGCCGCCTCTCCCGGGGCTGCCGGGTCCTCAATGCCTTCGGCTACACCGGTGGCTTCTCGATCCACGCGGGTCTGGGTGGAGCCCGGGAGGTAGCGACCCTGGATATCTCGGTGCCCGCCCTGGATCAGTGTGAGCGGGACTGGGTGGCCAACGGACTGGATCCCGCCGCCCACACCCGGCTCCAGGGGGATGCCTTCGAGCTCATGCGCCAGTTGGAGCCCGGGGCCTGGGATCGCGTGGTGGTGGACCCTCCGGCCTTCGCCAAGACACGCAAGGATGTGGACAACGCCTTCAAGGCCTACAAGGATGTCTTCCGGCTGGGGGCTCGGGCCACGGCGTCCGGAGGGCATCTCTGGTGCTTCTCCTGCAGCCAGCACATCGACCGGGTCCGCTTCCAGGAGGCGGTCTGGACCGCCCTGCTGGAGGCTGGTCGCGAGGCCCAGGTGATCGCACACCTCGGCCAGCCCCAGGACCATCCCTACGCGCTCAATCATCCAGAGGGCTTCTATCTCAAGGGGTTGTGGCTGCGTCTGGTCTGA
- a CDS encoding 1,4-dihydroxy-2-naphthoate polyprenyltransferase — protein MASTAQWFTGARPLTLPAALAPVAAGTGAAAALHGAHTGRALLALLVALALQVGVNFANDYSDGIRGTDTNRVGPFRLTGSGAARPGAVKTAAFLCFGVAALSGLLLVLLAKTWIFLAIGGACIPAAWYYTGGQKPYGYLGLGELFVFIFFGLVAVLGTTCTQAGRISSPALGAAVGIGALACAILVANNLRDIPTDRGSGKLTLAVRLGDARTRMLYAGLLGLAALALLPCLPHHPWSALALLSAPLAMAPLRAVTGGRSGRELIPVLQATGRLELAYGLLLGLGLCLG, from the coding sequence ATGGCCTCGACAGCCCAGTGGTTTACCGGGGCCCGCCCCCTCACCCTCCCCGCAGCCCTGGCCCCGGTGGCGGCAGGCACAGGTGCAGCAGCGGCCCTCCACGGGGCCCACACAGGGCGGGCCCTGCTGGCCCTGCTCGTCGCCCTTGCACTCCAGGTGGGAGTGAACTTCGCCAATGACTACTCCGACGGGATCCGCGGCACCGACACCAACCGGGTGGGCCCCTTCCGCCTGACAGGCTCCGGAGCCGCACGCCCGGGGGCCGTGAAGACCGCTGCATTCCTCTGTTTCGGGGTAGCGGCCCTGAGCGGCCTGCTGCTCGTCCTCCTGGCCAAGACCTGGATCTTCCTGGCCATCGGGGGCGCCTGCATCCCCGCGGCCTGGTACTACACCGGCGGCCAGAAGCCCTATGGCTACCTTGGCCTGGGCGAGTTGTTCGTCTTCATCTTCTTCGGCCTGGTGGCGGTCCTGGGCACCACCTGCACCCAGGCTGGCCGCATCTCCTCGCCCGCCCTGGGGGCAGCAGTGGGCATCGGCGCCCTGGCCTGCGCCATCCTGGTGGCCAACAACCTCCGGGACATTCCCACAGACCGGGGCAGCGGCAAGCTCACCCTGGCTGTCCGCCTGGGGGATGCCCGGACCCGGATGCTCTATGCCGGCCTCCTGGGTCTGGCAGCCCTGGCCCTCCTCCCATGCCTGCCGCACCACCCCTGGTCTGCCCTGGCCCTGCTCTCAGCCCCCCTCGCCATGGCCCCCCTCCGCGCCGTCACCGGTGGACGGAGCGGCCGGGAGCTCATTCCCGTGCTCCAGGCGACGGGACGCCTGGAGCTCGCCTATGGCCTTCTGCTGGGTCTTGGGCTCTGCCTGGGCTGA
- a CDS encoding MBL fold metallo-hydrolase yields the protein MLKCETFPTGTLGVNCSLVWDPEKAVGVVIDPGGDAGKIARRVEALGFRVEALLHTHGHFDHIGATRVLQEKWGCPALMHPDDTYLLEDLGTQTRLFGMPPVERPAMEALQPGGLCFGFKVIHTPGHSPGGCCFLGEVEGQPVVFVGDSLFAGGVGRTDLMGGDWETLEASIKRELFSLADDTVVVPGHGPATSIGREARSNPYVRRG from the coding sequence ATGCTGAAGTGCGAAACCTTTCCGACCGGAACCCTCGGGGTCAACTGCTCCCTTGTGTGGGACCCCGAAAAGGCTGTCGGTGTCGTCATTGATCCGGGCGGGGACGCCGGGAAGATCGCCCGCCGGGTGGAGGCCCTGGGCTTCCGGGTGGAGGCCCTGCTCCACACCCACGGGCACTTCGATCACATCGGAGCGACCCGGGTGCTCCAGGAGAAGTGGGGTTGCCCGGCCCTGATGCACCCGGATGACACCTACCTGCTGGAGGATCTGGGCACCCAGACCCGGCTCTTCGGGATGCCGCCGGTGGAGCGTCCCGCCATGGAAGCCCTCCAGCCCGGCGGGCTGTGCTTCGGCTTCAAAGTCATCCACACGCCCGGTCACTCTCCCGGGGGCTGCTGCTTCCTCGGCGAGGTGGAGGGCCAGCCTGTGGTATTCGTGGGGGACAGCCTCTTCGCCGGCGGGGTGGGGCGCACCGATCTGATGGGCGGCGACTGGGAGACCCTGGAAGCCAGCATCAAGCGCGAACTCTTCAGCCTCGCCGATGACACCGTGGTGGTGCCGGGCCATGGCCCCGCCACCAGTATTGGTCGTGAGGCCCGCAGCAATCCCTACGTCCGGAGGGGGTAG
- a CDS encoding CsgG/HfaB family protein has translation MHKAIPALALALALSQLPARAQFWEKLVNPEVEVSLVHPPSLGLKVQRLAFAPAPDRASEDLISACIADLSASGGLEILDRGNTERVLREQKFTNSGLVDEATAVSLGRLLGSPVMLFVKVQHLEVKHIPTSSTSAGWKDKKGNYHPPTTTYTSKTQAEFNASVQAVDLASGKVYAQRRIVTTPSLESHSDQGRPEYPSDASVTELAIGQATREVHQMLLSWTEGRRLTFYDDKDYGMKEAHKRLKLGDPEGALQLSLEAVRAARADSDAKPKYLGRTNYNAGICHFILGSYPEALPFLSAAREADPDNRIYATAKLECEKALKLMEEMSRVEARSGGPRAGRREERASRSGQEAGNLEERLQRLDKLRSKGLLTPEEYKAKKAEIMKDL, from the coding sequence TTGCACAAAGCCATCCCCGCCCTTGCCCTGGCCCTGGCGTTGAGCCAGCTGCCCGCCCGGGCCCAGTTCTGGGAAAAGCTGGTCAACCCTGAGGTGGAGGTCAGCCTTGTCCACCCCCCCTCCCTGGGACTCAAGGTCCAGCGCCTCGCCTTCGCGCCGGCCCCAGACCGCGCTTCGGAAGACCTCATCTCCGCCTGTATCGCGGACCTGTCGGCCAGCGGCGGGCTCGAGATCCTGGACCGAGGGAACACCGAGCGGGTCCTCAGGGAGCAGAAATTCACCAACTCCGGGCTGGTGGACGAAGCTACCGCTGTGAGCCTGGGCCGCCTCCTGGGTTCTCCGGTCATGCTCTTCGTCAAGGTCCAGCACCTGGAGGTCAAGCACATCCCCACCAGCTCCACCAGTGCCGGATGGAAGGACAAGAAGGGAAACTATCACCCCCCCACCACCACCTACACCTCCAAGACCCAGGCGGAGTTCAACGCCTCGGTCCAGGCAGTGGACCTGGCCTCAGGCAAGGTCTACGCCCAGCGCCGCATCGTCACCACCCCCTCCCTGGAGTCCCACTCCGACCAGGGGAGACCCGAATACCCCTCGGATGCCTCCGTGACGGAGCTTGCCATCGGCCAAGCCACCCGGGAGGTCCACCAGATGCTCCTCTCCTGGACCGAGGGGCGCAGGCTGACCTTCTATGACGACAAGGACTACGGCATGAAGGAGGCCCACAAACGGCTGAAGCTGGGAGATCCGGAAGGAGCCCTGCAGCTCTCCCTGGAGGCAGTCCGGGCAGCCAGAGCCGACTCGGACGCCAAGCCCAAGTATCTGGGAAGGACCAACTACAACGCAGGCATCTGCCACTTCATCCTCGGCAGCTACCCGGAGGCCCTGCCTTTCCTCAGTGCCGCCAGAGAAGCGGACCCGGACAACAGGATCTATGCCACGGCGAAGCTGGAGTGCGAGAAAGCCCTGAAGCTCATGGAGGAGATGTCCAGGGTGGAGGCCCGCAGCGGTGGTCCGAGGGCAGGCAGGCGCGAGGAGCGTGCATCCCGGAGCGGCCAGGAGGCCGGGAACCTGGAGGAGCGCCTCCAGCGCCTCGACAAGCTCCGCAGCAAGGGACTCCTCACCCCTGAAGAGTACAAGGCCAAGAAGGCCGAAATCATGAAGGACCTCTGA